One genomic segment of Rivularia sp. PCC 7116 includes these proteins:
- a CDS encoding RidA family protein: protein MTQKQYTKEAKYLGLHIEEEFGYAQAVKVNDTIYLSGQVSLDNEGNVVGIGDMETQVRQAYTNIKKLLAQYNASIENVVDEVIFITDMEAVSTAEVIKCRREMYSGNPVVASTVIEISRLGFPELMVEIKCVAKI from the coding sequence ATGACACAAAAACAATATACTAAAGAAGCTAAATATCTGGGTTTACATATAGAAGAAGAATTTGGTTATGCCCAAGCTGTTAAAGTGAATGACACCATTTATCTTTCGGGGCAGGTAAGTCTTGATAATGAAGGTAATGTTGTAGGAATTGGCGATATGGAAACTCAGGTGCGTCAGGCTTACACAAATATTAAAAAACTACTTGCACAATATAATGCTTCTATAGAAAATGTTGTCGATGAAGTAATTTTTATCACAGATATGGAAGCAGTTTCAACAGCAGAAGTAATAAAGTGTAGACGCGAAATGTATTCTGGTAATCCTGTAGTAGCAAGCACTGTTATAGAAATTTCTCGCCTTGGTTTTCCCGAACTCATGGTTGAGATTAAGTGTGTTGCTAAAATATAG
- a CDS encoding helix-turn-helix transcriptional regulator — protein sequence MSVSPDLIISSDATGWDNISLAHYRQAAGSLPQHCSLHHEICINFGKPVVLEQIIDGYSEIIHSATTQVGIYPANTNKSFVWDSEAEFLLLYLKPSLLTQLSEEGWGKDKIEFVPQLTGFFDPLIVHMGLALKNAIEANGLGSRLYADSMANALGIHLLSRYSTQKSNVKQHKGGLSKQQLKQVLNYMNEHLDRNLSLAELAAIVRLSSYHFAHLFKQSMGIPPHQYHIQCRIERAKELLRRGDMAIKDIAQVVGFSSQGHFTYHFKRLTGITPKNFLH from the coding sequence ATGTCTGTATCTCCCGATTTAATTATCTCTAGCGATGCAACAGGTTGGGATAATATTTCCCTTGCTCATTACCGTCAGGCTGCGGGTAGCTTACCTCAACATTGCTCACTTCATCACGAAATTTGTATCAATTTTGGTAAACCTGTTGTTCTCGAACAAATAATAGATGGATATTCCGAAATTATCCATTCAGCAACAACTCAAGTGGGTATTTATCCAGCAAATACCAATAAGTCGTTTGTCTGGGATAGTGAAGCTGAGTTTCTGCTACTGTATCTAAAGCCGTCACTACTCACGCAGTTAAGTGAAGAAGGCTGGGGAAAAGATAAAATCGAATTTGTTCCGCAATTAACGGGATTTTTCGACCCCTTGATTGTGCATATGGGATTAGCACTCAAAAATGCGATTGAAGCCAACGGTTTAGGTAGTCGCTTATATGCAGATTCTATGGCTAATGCTTTAGGAATTCATCTTCTATCTCGATACTCTACACAAAAATCTAATGTTAAACAACATAAAGGAGGGTTATCCAAGCAGCAGTTAAAACAAGTGCTTAATTATATGAATGAGCATTTGGATCGAAACTTAAGTTTAGCTGAACTTGCGGCAATTGTTCGTTTAAGTTCATATCACTTTGCCCATTTATTCAAGCAATCTATGGGTATTCCACCTCATCAGTACCATATTCAGTGCCGAATTGAACGTGCTAAGGAATTACTTCGTAGAGGAGATATGGCAATTAAAGATATTGCCCAAGTTGTTGGATTTTCTAGCCAGGGACATTTTACCTATCACTTCAAGCGTCTGACAGGAATTACACCCAAAAATTTTTTGCATTAA
- a CDS encoding DMT family transporter has protein sequence MIYFSGEVAALSAACLWSIASVVYSQLGARIPPLQLNLIKGIIAIALFVFTILARGDLFPSIATLPMCLLLLSGVIGISLGDTLFFNTINSLGARRALLMQTLTSPMSAIFGLFFLQEKLNALAWCGILVTILGVAWVVSERTADVKNISIGEFKKGIVFGLLTAIAGAIGAVLSRSAIADTIISPLWAALVRLSAGTLILLIWKLSRKQASFRHDNFLNSRVILGTFFAAFCGTYLGIWLQQTAIKLTSVGIASTLLQTSPLFVIPFAILMGEKVSIRAILGVFISISGIALLFYL, from the coding sequence ATGATATATTTTTCAGGGGAAGTAGCAGCTTTGTCTGCTGCCTGCTTGTGGTCTATTGCGTCCGTGGTCTATAGTCAGCTGGGTGCGCGGATTCCACCTTTACAGTTAAATCTGATTAAAGGAATAATTGCGATCGCGCTTTTTGTATTTACAATTTTGGCAAGGGGAGATTTATTTCCTTCAATCGCGACTTTACCAATGTGTTTGTTACTGTTGAGCGGAGTTATTGGTATAAGTTTGGGCGATACTTTGTTTTTTAATACTATAAATAGTTTGGGAGCTAGAAGAGCATTACTAATGCAAACCCTAACTTCACCAATGTCAGCAATTTTTGGACTGTTTTTTCTACAAGAAAAGTTAAATGCCTTGGCTTGGTGCGGTATTTTAGTAACAATATTAGGAGTGGCTTGGGTTGTAAGCGAGCGCACAGCGGATGTAAAAAATATATCAATTGGAGAATTTAAAAAGGGTATAGTTTTTGGCTTATTAACAGCAATAGCTGGTGCAATTGGTGCGGTACTTTCGCGTAGTGCAATTGCGGATACTATAATTAGTCCTTTGTGGGCTGCTTTAGTAAGGTTGAGTGCTGGGACATTAATTCTGCTGATATGGAAATTATCTAGAAAGCAAGCAAGCTTTCGTCATGATAACTTTCTGAATTCACGAGTAATTTTAGGAACTTTTTTTGCCGCTTTCTGCGGAACTTATTTAGGAATTTGGCTGCAACAAACCGCCATAAAACTTACATCTGTAGGAATTGCTTCCACCCTATTACAAACCAGTCCTCTTTTTGTCATACCTTTTGCAATTTTGATGGGAGAAAAAGTGAGTATTCGAGCAATTTTGGGTGTTTTTATTTCCATTAGTGGAATTGCATTATTGTTTTATCTTTAA
- a CDS encoding phytanoyl-CoA dioxygenase family protein has product MYKKIVYKIRNEVSLNTRQLPFLCTQDELNYRVARKRHFDNLPAISDYEQSLIDTIKSEGVAMTSLEALSIPSTKPMFQSAKALMPKIPRSLSQGKNEYVVHATPEQILEHKEIFLWGLEQPLINIVENYIGLPVAYHGAYYRRDTTNPVQLKSRLWHIDPEDRRVLKVIIYLNDVNEKNGPFEYIPQSFTDKIISSLRYKYGYVQDRTMEKVISPLHFKSCLGVAGTVVFASTGSIFHRGKIPISSDRYTLFFDYTSRNPIVHNHYGASFLSHEHIESLAKNLTPQQKECVFWKENSW; this is encoded by the coding sequence ATGTATAAAAAAATTGTCTATAAAATTCGGAACGAAGTATCATTGAATACTCGCCAACTTCCGTTTTTGTGTACTCAAGATGAACTTAATTATCGAGTAGCACGGAAGAGGCACTTTGATAATTTACCCGCTATTTCGGATTATGAACAAAGTTTGATAGACACAATCAAAAGTGAAGGAGTTGCAATGACTTCATTAGAAGCCCTATCCATTCCTTCTACTAAGCCGATGTTTCAATCAGCTAAAGCATTGATGCCGAAAATTCCGCGAAGCCTGTCTCAAGGTAAAAATGAATATGTAGTTCATGCCACTCCCGAGCAAATTTTAGAACATAAAGAAATTTTTCTTTGGGGTTTAGAGCAGCCTTTAATCAATATAGTTGAGAACTATATTGGTTTGCCAGTCGCTTATCATGGGGCATATTATCGTAGAGATACTACTAATCCAGTTCAACTCAAGTCACGACTATGGCATATCGATCCTGAAGATAGAAGAGTTTTGAAAGTAATTATTTATCTTAACGATGTAAATGAAAAAAATGGTCCTTTTGAATATATTCCTCAATCATTTACCGATAAAATAATTTCTTCTTTAAGATACAAATATGGTTATGTACAAGATAGAACAATGGAAAAGGTGATATCGCCTTTACATTTTAAGTCTTGTTTGGGAGTTGCTGGAACTGTTGTTTTTGCTTCTACCGGTAGTATATTTCATAGAGGTAAAATACCAATTTCTTCTGACAGGTATACACTCTTTTTTGACTATACTTCTAGAAATCCAATAGTACATAATCATTATGGTGCTTCTTTTCTTAGTCACGAACACATAGAATCGTTGGCAAAAAATCTTACACCCCAACAAAAAGAGTGTGTTTTCTGGAAAGAAAATTCTTGGTAA
- a CDS encoding EAL domain-containing response regulator — translation MTKILVIEDEESVRENILDLLEAENFETLAAANGKIGLDLAVSEAPDLILCDLMMPNIDGYEVLKKLNLQASTATIPFIFLTARNAKADVRQGMDLGADDYLTKPFTRSELLNAIMSRLEKQTDDIKYLSKNNQNSARFLPELQILKSSLLRTLAKRKLREFQVHYQPIVDTTSGSIVAAESLVRWQSSELGLISPAELIPLAESTGLIIPIGEWLIENVCNQTKIWQDAGCKDFYATINISINQLVEQDFVSKLLISLAENNLHPSSLELEITEGVIEHDMNTAINRMQELQSHGLKLSIDDFGTGNSSLIYLKQLPINTLKIDHYFVHNIDKDRQKLAITKGIIEMAHNLDLQVVAEGVETRTEFNIIKALKCDKTQGYLLSHPLPVAEFEELLLTNQCLLA, via the coding sequence ATGACTAAAATATTAGTAATTGAAGATGAAGAGTCAGTACGCGAAAATATTTTGGATTTATTGGAAGCTGAAAACTTTGAAACATTAGCTGCTGCGAATGGCAAAATAGGGTTAGACTTAGCAGTTTCTGAGGCTCCCGATTTAATATTATGCGACTTGATGATGCCAAATATTGATGGTTACGAAGTTCTAAAAAAGTTGAACTTGCAAGCATCTACAGCAACTATCCCATTTATATTTCTTACAGCTAGAAATGCCAAGGCGGACGTTCGTCAAGGTATGGACTTGGGTGCCGATGACTATCTTACCAAGCCATTCACGCGTTCAGAACTGTTAAATGCAATCATGAGTCGATTAGAAAAGCAAACAGATGATATAAAATATCTTTCCAAAAATAATCAAAACTCGGCTCGTTTTTTACCAGAACTTCAAATTCTCAAAAGTAGTTTACTCAGAACTTTAGCAAAAAGAAAATTAAGAGAATTTCAAGTTCATTATCAACCAATTGTTGATACTACCTCTGGTTCGATAGTGGCTGCTGAAAGCTTAGTTCGTTGGCAAAGTTCGGAATTAGGGTTAATTTCCCCTGCGGAATTAATCCCTTTAGCTGAATCCACAGGCTTAATTATTCCAATTGGAGAATGGTTGATCGAGAATGTCTGTAACCAAACAAAAATATGGCAAGATGCGGGTTGCAAAGATTTCTACGCTACAATAAATATCTCAATCAACCAATTAGTTGAGCAGGATTTTGTTTCAAAATTGCTTATATCATTAGCAGAAAATAATTTGCATCCGTCTTCTTTAGAGCTAGAAATCACAGAGGGGGTGATTGAACATGATATGAATACAGCAATTAACCGAATGCAAGAGCTACAATCTCATGGCTTGAAACTTTCTATCGATGATTTCGGTACTGGAAATTCATCTTTAATCTATTTGAAGCAGCTACCAATCAATACTTTGAAAATCGACCATTATTTTGTCCATAACATTGACAAGGATAGACAAAAATTAGCAATAACAAAAGGCATTATTGAAATGGCTCATAACCTTGATTTACAGGTAGTTGCCGAAGGTGTAGAAACTAGAACAGAGTTTAATATTATCAAAGCTCTTAAATGCGATAAAACACAAGGTTATTTGTTAAGTCATCCTTTACCAGTGGCAGAATTTGAAGAATTATTACTAACTAACCAATGTTTATTAGCATAA
- a CDS encoding PAS domain S-box protein — MPTAFPAFSSLPLENLIDYAPAIVGVETTVWDVIALMDGQPPIGSVLVVENWRVVGVFSWQDALKVVKSQINLKKSKITEFMRTSVIKIKYSQIQDTASILNIIADTKDAVLIEDEKGLLVGSIAREAINAFLLENYQSEITRTKKINYTEQEIRRTEETDNNQNIESLIYFRQALENSSEGIVITDIAGHTIYQNSSFLQIFGYAAEELNALGGLPFLWKNECQYEELLANIEQGKSWRHELEMTNRKGDILHFDVRNDAIKDVTGEIIGMIGIYTNITETLKTQQALQLKNTGFNASQNGIMIFDVRLASKPIVFANPEFERICDESISQGLGFKNSFVDNIIFEINKLLKSCHYSYLKYSDIILRNYCKDGRELWYQFSVSPIFNRDRKITHYICIQTDITKHKQTEMSLLITQEKLQHMLFSSTGVIYSSEIYEDYAVTFISDNIVDITGYQSEDILCDSNFWLSHIHPEDIQLYLTELTKVFTEKKVSIEYRFLHENGNYIWIYEQSKLIKDNAGNPLEIIGYRIEITERKNLEQDLQQTLEKEKEVNELKSRFISMASHEFRTPLSTILSSSELLENYHHKWDDEKKLKHFHRINKAVQHMNSLLHDVLFLSKVEADKVDSNPQELDLVEFSSQLIEDVQINQKANKVDKADIKFDFITSHAQLIGYFDEKLLAHIFNNLISNAIKYSKSGTTITLTLDAQDSQILFEIQDEGIGIPPEDLPSLFDSFHRCNNVGNIPGTGLGLSIVKKCVDVLQGDIKVSSEVGVGTKFSIKLPVVNHS; from the coding sequence ATGCCAACTGCCTTTCCAGCTTTTTCTTCACTACCTTTAGAAAACTTAATTGACTATGCTCCAGCGATCGTGGGAGTAGAAACAACAGTCTGGGATGTCATAGCGTTGATGGATGGACAACCACCTATAGGAAGTGTGTTGGTAGTGGAAAACTGGCGAGTTGTGGGTGTATTTTCATGGCAAGATGCTTTAAAGGTGGTAAAGTCCCAAATCAATTTAAAAAAAAGTAAAATTACTGAATTTATGAGAACTTCAGTAATCAAGATTAAATATTCTCAGATTCAAGATACAGCATCAATTTTGAATATTATAGCTGACACAAAAGATGCAGTATTAATTGAAGATGAAAAAGGTCTATTAGTAGGTAGTATTGCTCGTGAAGCAATTAATGCCTTTTTACTTGAAAATTATCAGTCGGAGATAACAAGAACAAAGAAAATAAATTACACAGAACAAGAGATTAGACGAACTGAAGAAACAGATAACAATCAAAATATAGAAAGTTTAATTTACTTTCGACAAGCTTTAGAAAATAGTAGTGAAGGCATTGTAATTACAGATATAGCAGGTCATACAATTTATCAAAATTCAAGTTTTCTTCAAATATTTGGTTATGCTGCTGAAGAGTTAAATGCATTGGGGGGACTACCATTTTTATGGAAAAATGAGTGTCAATACGAAGAATTATTAGCAAACATAGAACAAGGAAAATCTTGGCGACATGAATTAGAAATGACAAATCGTAAAGGTGACATCTTGCATTTTGATGTACGAAACGATGCAATCAAAGATGTCACTGGTGAAATTATTGGTATGATAGGCATTTATACTAATATAACTGAAACTTTAAAAACACAACAGGCTTTACAATTAAAGAATACAGGTTTTAATGCTAGTCAGAATGGCATAATGATTTTTGATGTTAGGTTAGCTTCTAAACCAATTGTTTTTGCTAATCCTGAATTTGAGCGTATTTGCGATGAGAGTATATCGCAAGGGTTAGGATTCAAAAATAGTTTTGTTGACAATATTATTTTTGAAATAAATAAACTTCTAAAATCATGCCATTATTCTTATTTAAAATACAGCGATATCATCTTACGCAATTACTGTAAAGATGGTAGAGAATTGTGGTATCAATTTAGTGTTTCACCAATTTTTAACCGCGATAGAAAGATAACTCATTATATCTGTATTCAAACTGATATTACTAAGCATAAGCAGACAGAAATGTCACTCTTGATAACACAAGAGAAATTGCAACACATGCTATTTTCTAGCACCGGAGTAATCTATAGTTCAGAAATTTACGAAGATTATGCAGTTACTTTTATAAGTGACAATATTGTAGATATAACTGGTTACCAATCAGAAGATATTTTATGCGATTCTAACTTTTGGCTAAGCCACATTCATCCAGAGGATATACAGCTATATCTTACAGAACTGACAAAAGTATTTACAGAGAAGAAAGTAAGTATAGAATACCGATTTTTGCATGAAAACGGCAATTACATTTGGATATACGAGCAATCAAAATTGATAAAAGATAATGCCGGAAATCCTTTAGAAATCATCGGCTATCGTATTGAAATTACCGAGCGTAAGAATCTCGAACAAGATTTACAACAAACCTTAGAAAAAGAAAAAGAAGTTAACGAACTTAAATCCCGCTTTATTTCAATGGCTTCTCATGAATTTCGCACGCCCCTAAGTACTATTCTTTCTTCATCAGAGTTGCTTGAAAATTACCATCATAAATGGGACGACGAAAAGAAACTTAAGCACTTTCATAGAATTAATAAGGCAGTTCAGCACATGAACAGTTTATTACATGATGTATTATTTCTTAGTAAAGTAGAAGCAGACAAAGTTGATTCTAATCCCCAAGAGTTAGATTTAGTAGAGTTCAGCAGTCAGTTAATAGAAGATGTGCAAATCAATCAGAAAGCAAATAAAGTAGATAAAGCAGATATTAAATTTGATTTCATAACAAGTCATGCTCAACTGATTGGCTACTTTGACGAAAAATTATTAGCTCACATATTCAATAACTTAATATCTAACGCAATTAAATATTCTAAAAGCGGAACTACCATTACATTAACTCTGGATGCTCAAGATTCACAAATTTTATTTGAGATTCAAGACGAAGGAATCGGCATACCTCCAGAAGATTTGCCATCCTTGTTTGATTCTTTTCATAGATGTAACAATGTAGGTAATATTCCGGGCACTGGATTGGGATTATCAATTGTCAAAAAGTGTGTAGATGTACTTCAAGGTGATATTAAAGTTTCAAGTGAAGTAGGCGTAGGTACAAAATTTTCTATTAAGCTACCAGTAGTAAATCATAGCTAA
- a CDS encoding peptidylprolyl isomerase: MFNLLKSSLKNCLITLLLVALFIGISTTGWTSSSIAALPAGNAITDGKALLRYALPIDNEPVRKLQKSLEDIATQLRANRRWGAISNDLKTAARILSKPEKILASVPEKNQQQASAWIDELGTGVEKLQEVAKSKDKEETWIERAKLLDLVSKLEESMVTGFPYEVPAEYSNLPQLKGRATVEVKTTQGDLEVVLDGYSAPVTAGNFVDLIERGFYDGLEFLRAEDFYVLQAGDPPGEDAGFIDPKTGEYRAIPLEVLVEGDKEPIYGITLEQAGLYTEMPVLPFSSYGAVAMARPETEVNGGSSQFFFFLFEPELTPAGRNLLDGRYSVFGYVTAGKEILEKIKEGDKIESAKVIQGIENLVEPQNA, from the coding sequence ATGTTCAATTTATTAAAATCTTCTTTGAAGAATTGTCTAATTACATTGCTGTTGGTTGCGCTATTTATAGGAATTAGTACAACCGGATGGACTTCTTCTAGTATTGCGGCTTTACCGGCGGGAAATGCGATTACCGATGGTAAAGCTTTATTAAGGTATGCGCTTCCCATAGATAACGAGCCGGTGCGGAAATTACAAAAAAGTTTGGAAGATATTGCAACCCAGTTAAGGGCAAATCGACGCTGGGGAGCTATCTCTAATGATTTAAAAACTGCTGCGCGGATTTTGAGCAAGCCAGAGAAAATATTAGCAAGCGTTCCTGAAAAAAATCAACAGCAAGCCTCCGCTTGGATTGACGAATTAGGAACTGGTGTAGAAAAACTCCAAGAAGTAGCCAAATCTAAAGATAAAGAAGAAACTTGGATAGAAAGAGCCAAGCTTTTGGATTTGGTAAGCAAACTCGAAGAATCTATGGTGACGGGTTTTCCTTATGAAGTGCCTGCAGAATACAGTAATTTACCCCAGCTAAAAGGACGTGCCACCGTAGAAGTTAAAACGACTCAAGGAGATCTTGAAGTTGTTTTGGATGGCTATAGCGCTCCCGTTACTGCCGGAAACTTTGTTGATTTGATTGAGCGGGGCTTTTACGATGGTTTAGAATTCTTGCGTGCTGAAGATTTTTATGTACTGCAAGCTGGAGATCCACCGGGTGAAGACGCAGGATTTATTGACCCAAAAACAGGAGAGTATCGTGCTATTCCCTTAGAAGTACTTGTTGAAGGTGATAAAGAGCCAATTTACGGCATAACTCTTGAGCAGGCCGGACTTTACACAGAAATGCCTGTTTTACCTTTCTCTTCTTATGGTGCAGTCGCAATGGCTCGTCCCGAAACTGAAGTTAACGGAGGATCTTCCCAATTTTTCTTCTTTCTATTTGAGCCCGAACTAACTCCAGCTGGACGTAACTTGCTCGATGGACGCTATTCCGTGTTCGGCTACGTCACAGCAGGTAAAGAAATTTTGGAAAAAATCAAGGAAGGGGACAAAATCGAATCGGCTAAGGTTATTCAAGGAATAGAAAATTTAGTTGAACCCCAAAATGCATAG
- the smpB gene encoding SsrA-binding protein SmpB, with product MSKDKKSQGYKVMADNRQARYLYEILETYEAGIQLTGTEVKSIRAGRTNLQDGYALIRDNEAWLLNVHISPYNASGQYFNHEPRRSRKLLLHRDEIRKLIGKTEQQGLTLVPLKMYLKGGWVKVSIALGRGKKLHDKRETIKKRQDQREMRRAIKNY from the coding sequence ATGAGCAAAGATAAAAAAAGTCAAGGTTACAAAGTAATGGCTGACAACCGTCAAGCCCGTTATCTGTACGAAATTTTGGAAACTTACGAAGCAGGCATTCAGCTAACTGGAACCGAAGTTAAGTCCATTCGAGCAGGTAGAACCAACCTTCAAGATGGCTATGCACTAATTCGCGATAATGAAGCATGGCTGCTAAACGTACATATTTCACCCTACAACGCCAGCGGACAATACTTTAACCACGAACCCCGTCGAAGCCGCAAGCTTCTTCTTCATCGCGACGAAATTCGCAAGCTGATTGGTAAGACAGAACAGCAAGGTTTGACTTTGGTTCCTTTAAAAATGTATTTAAAAGGCGGTTGGGTAAAAGTTAGTATCGCTCTCGGTAGAGGTAAAAAACTTCACGACAAACGAGAAACTATCAAAAAACGTCAAGATCAGCGTGAAATGCGGCGTGCAATCAAAAATTATTAA
- a CDS encoding DUF4870 domain-containing protein — protein sequence MENIDRRKLLSAICHGAILFSSMVVTVAAPIVILFTTEDSIVKANARESLNFHINLYTYVLVFYLVFFLAIGIGLPVVLLIVLSLVLWLVNFIMPTIALIHVLNSPNQPYRYPFIFRLVS from the coding sequence ATGGAAAACATAGATCGTCGCAAATTATTATCTGCAATCTGTCATGGAGCAATATTATTTAGTTCTATGGTTGTAACTGTTGCGGCACCAATTGTGATCTTATTTACTACAGAAGATTCTATTGTTAAGGCTAATGCTAGGGAATCTTTAAATTTTCACATTAACCTTTACACATATGTACTAGTATTTTACTTGGTGTTTTTTCTTGCTATAGGTATTGGACTACCTGTTGTTTTACTGATTGTTTTATCTCTTGTTTTATGGTTAGTCAATTTCATCATGCCGACTATCGCCCTTATTCATGTTTTGAACTCACCAAATCAACCCTACCGCTACCCATTTATTTTTCGTTTAGTGTCATAA
- the thiL gene encoding thiamine-phosphate kinase codes for MQVKEIGEQGLLKILQRFCPPDIIGDDGAVLPIAAEKSLVVTTDVLVDNIHFSETTTSPSDVGWRSAAANLSDLAAMGASPLGITVGLGLPGDTAVDWVEKLYQGMTQCLEKYNTPIVGGDIVRSPVISVAITAFGQVSPELTIRRHQARVGDEIVVTGCHGASRGGLELLLNPDLKTNLSPTDKEGLIKAHQRPKPRLDVLPILWKIVDSYSILDICGMDTSDGLADAILQVCHSSQVGAVIEATRVPLHQAFKNWLTPELALNYALYGGEDFELLLCLPKEASRELVSKLGDSAAIIGTITDSDRVVLQDKYKETPDQVLNLSRGFQHFTN; via the coding sequence ATGCAAGTAAAAGAAATTGGCGAACAAGGACTTTTAAAAATATTGCAGCGTTTTTGTCCCCCAGATATTATTGGTGACGATGGAGCAGTATTACCGATCGCTGCCGAAAAATCTTTGGTCGTCACGACTGATGTACTCGTAGATAATATTCACTTCAGCGAAACTACTACTTCTCCATCAGATGTCGGTTGGCGTTCGGCAGCCGCAAATCTTTCCGATCTAGCTGCAATGGGAGCTTCACCCTTGGGAATTACCGTAGGCTTGGGACTTCCTGGAGATACTGCCGTTGATTGGGTAGAAAAATTATACCAAGGAATGACCCAATGCTTAGAGAAATATAATACCCCGATTGTTGGCGGTGACATAGTGCGATCGCCAGTTATAAGTGTAGCGATTACGGCTTTCGGACAAGTTTCTCCAGAGCTGACTATTCGTCGCCATCAAGCCCGAGTGGGAGACGAAATCGTGGTTACGGGTTGTCATGGGGCTTCTCGTGGAGGTTTAGAATTGTTGCTAAATCCCGATCTAAAAACAAATCTCAGCCCAACTGATAAAGAAGGATTAATAAAAGCACATCAACGACCAAAACCACGTTTAGATGTTTTACCAATTCTCTGGAAAATTGTAGATTCCTATTCCATTCTAGATATCTGCGGAATGGATACTAGCGACGGTTTAGCAGATGCAATTTTACAAGTTTGCCATTCAAGTCAAGTTGGTGCGGTGATTGAAGCGACAAGGGTTCCCCTACATCAAGCTTTTAAAAATTGGCTAACACCCGAACTTGCTTTAAATTATGCTCTCTATGGTGGTGAAGATTTTGAACTGCTGCTTTGTTTGCCAAAAGAAGCTTCCAGGGAATTAGTAAGTAAACTTGGTGATAGTGCTGCGATAATTGGAACTATCACCGATAGCGATCGAGTTGTATTGCAAGATAAATACAAAGAAACTCCCGACCAAGTATTAAACTTAAGTCGGGGATTTCAACATTTTACAAATTAG
- a CDS encoding type I glyceraldehyde-3-phosphate dehydrogenase translates to MVRVAINGFGRIGRNFMRCWMTRENSNLEVVAINDTSDPRTNAHLLTYDTMLGNLKNADISADDNSITVNGKTIKCVSDRNPENLPWKEWDIDLIIESTGVFVTEEGAKKHIKAGAKKVVITAPGKGGNVGTYVIGVNHHDYDPSKHDIVSNASCTTNCLAPVAKVLDEKFGIIKGTMTTTHSYTGDQRLLDASHRDVRRARAAAMNIVPTSTGAAKAVALVLPALKGKLNGVALRVPTPNVSMVDFVVQVEKPTIAEEVNQAFKNAAENELKGVLGYSDLPLVSSDYKGSDNSSVVDASLTMVLGGDMVKVMAWYDNEWGYSQRVVDLAELVAQKWNN, encoded by the coding sequence GTGGTTAGAGTTGCAATTAACGGTTTCGGTCGCATCGGACGTAACTTTATGCGTTGTTGGATGACTAGAGAAAATAGTAACCTTGAAGTAGTTGCTATTAACGATACCTCAGACCCCAGAACCAATGCTCATTTGCTAACGTATGACACCATGCTAGGCAATTTAAAAAACGCTGACATTTCTGCTGATGATAATTCCATTACAGTAAATGGCAAAACAATAAAATGTGTATCTGACCGTAATCCGGAAAACTTGCCCTGGAAGGAATGGGATATTGATTTAATTATCGAATCAACAGGGGTGTTTGTTACTGAAGAGGGAGCAAAAAAGCACATTAAAGCTGGTGCTAAAAAAGTTGTGATTACGGCTCCTGGGAAGGGTGGTAATGTCGGTACTTACGTAATCGGTGTAAACCATCATGATTACGATCCAAGCAAGCATGACATAGTTAGTAATGCAAGCTGTACCACTAATTGCTTGGCTCCCGTAGCTAAAGTATTAGATGAGAAATTTGGTATCATCAAAGGTACTATGACCACCACTCACAGCTACACTGGTGACCAGCGCTTGCTTGATGCTTCTCACCGAGATGTACGACGGGCAAGAGCGGCAGCAATGAATATTGTACCGACATCTACTGGTGCTGCAAAAGCCGTAGCATTGGTGTTACCGGCGCTTAAAGGCAAACTGAATGGTGTAGCATTGCGCGTACCTACTCCTAATGTTTCGATGGTAGATTTTGTAGTCCAAGTGGAAAAGCCTACCATTGCTGAAGAAGTTAACCAAGCTTTTAAAAATGCTGCTGAAAACGAATTAAAAGGTGTTTTGGGTTATAGCGATTTGCCTTTAGTTTCATCCGATTATAAAGGTAGCGATAATTCTTCGGTTGTAGATGCCAGCCTGACAATGGTTCTGGGTGGGGATATGGTTAAAGTTATGGCTTGGTATGACAACGAGTGGGGCTATAGCCAGCGCGTTGTTGACTTAGCTGAATTAGTTGCTCAGAAGTGGAATAACTAA